In a single window of the Labrus mixtus chromosome 20, fLabMix1.1, whole genome shotgun sequence genome:
- the si:ch1073-357b18.4 gene encoding uncharacterized protein si:ch1073-357b18.4 isoform X2, with the protein MEGNPTGDSGDVAATHVKIEAVDENTSALVLGSQESPAPCGSTACRGGVGGVDQTAEELADTELLAAATTTPVLLYPVGTDRFFTTAGDGKTYLKIAPEKTLPTGSDFSSKAVLCLIEAVGRRWGLYETRERSQLFQSVQEEMASKGHVLPVEKIRRKWNNLIVTYKRVKDRSRETGHAKTSWEFFDLMDATLCDTVGTQINSKRHKGGNAASALPAPLAKIAAKPKFPAPATTIRPNGDFASAEGVDLAGQGAISSQMISSTAAVSSMTIATISPTQAPDLKPLIVLNSDIVTTSAHPASIVPSPPFISAPCFTETASTSPSLGLTSNTDLHSSHYTCRKTHPFPSGVIPFRLSNAPISNNQNLLGLASSFPPSVPSSLSTLSAAPLSGSEGQYQKGDQEQSGTTGVQEILKRQEEQSYLDRVARRRVEAREKRRERREVRMAESLGRIATALELLSSKQDTVIALLQRLADRK; encoded by the exons ATGGAGGGGAATCCGACGGGAGACAGCGGCGATGTCGCGGCGACGCATGTGAAGATCGAAGCTGTCGACGAGAACACATCTGCGCTGGTTCTGGGCAGCCAGGAGTCGCCTGCGCCCTGTGGAAGTACCGCATgcagaggaggagtgggaggagtgGATCAGACTGCAGAGGAGCTGGCTGACACAGAGCTGCTTGCAGCCGCGACAACTACTCCTGTTCTGCTGT ACCCCGTGGGTACAGACCGCTTCTTCACCACAGCAGGGGACGGGAAAACGTACTTGAAGATAGCTCCAG AAAAGACGCTCCCCACGGGCTCAGATTTCTCGTCCAAAGCGGTCTTGTGTCTGATCGAGGCCGTCGGCCGCCGCTGGGGCCTGTACGAAACCAGGGAGCGCTCTCAGCTCTTCCAAAGCGTCCAGGAGGAGATGGCCTCCAAGGGGCACGTGCTCCCCGTGGAAAAGATTCGACGCAAGTGGAACAACCTCATCGTCACGTACAAGAGGGTGAAGGACCGCAGCCGGGAGACGGGCCACGCTAAGACATCCTGGGAGTTCTTTGAT CTGATGGATGCCACGCTCTGTGACACGGTCGGCACTCAGATCAACAGCAAGAGACACAAAGGCGGAAACGCTGCCTCCGCCCTACCTGCTCCCTTAGCGAAGATAGCGGCAAAGCCCAAGTTTCCAGCGCCCGCCACCACCATCCGCCCTAACGGGGACTTTGCTTCCGCTGAGGGTGTTGACTTGGCGGGTCAGGGAGCGATCAGCAGTCAAATGATCAGTAGCACCGCTGCTGTTTCTTCAATGACCATAGCCACCATTAGCCCAACACAAGCTCCCGACCTCAAGCCCCTGATTGTCCTCAACAGCGACATTGTCACCACAAGTGCTCACCCAGCATCCATTGTGCCATCTCCGCCTTTCATCTCTGCACCTTGCTTTACAGAGACAGCTTCTACTTCCCCTTCCCTTGGCTTGACCAGTAACACAGACCTCCACTCATCACACTACACATGCCGTAAAACTCATCCTTTCCCGTCGGGTGTCATCCCCTTTCGCCTTAGCAATGCGCCAATCAGCAACAACCAGAATCTCCTCGGCCTCGCCTCCTCTTTTCCCCCTAGTGTTCCGTCTTCTCTTTCCACCTTATCTGCAGCACCGTTGTCAGGCTCAGAAGGACAGTACCAGAAAGGAGACCAGGAGCAATCCGGCACCACCGGGGTCCAGGAGATCCTGAAGCGACAGGAGGAGCAGTCCTACCTGGACCGGGTGGCTCGGCGCAGAGTGGAAGCCAGAGAGAAGAGACGTGAGAGACGGGAGGTGCGGATGGCGGAGTCGCTCGGTCGGATAGCGACGGCCCTCGAGTTGCTCTCCTCGAAACAGGACACGGTCATCGCCCTGCTTCAAAGACTGGCTGATCGAAAGTGA
- the si:ch1073-357b18.4 gene encoding uncharacterized protein si:ch1073-357b18.4 isoform X1 has translation MEGNPTGDSGDVAATHVKIEAVDENTSALVLGSQESPAPCGSTACRGGVGGVDQTAEELADTELLAAATTTPVLLYPVGTDRFFTTAGDGKTYLKIAPASAMPPVPSEKTLPTGSDFSSKAVLCLIEAVGRRWGLYETRERSQLFQSVQEEMASKGHVLPVEKIRRKWNNLIVTYKRVKDRSRETGHAKTSWEFFDLMDATLCDTVGTQINSKRHKGGNAASALPAPLAKIAAKPKFPAPATTIRPNGDFASAEGVDLAGQGAISSQMISSTAAVSSMTIATISPTQAPDLKPLIVLNSDIVTTSAHPASIVPSPPFISAPCFTETASTSPSLGLTSNTDLHSSHYTCRKTHPFPSGVIPFRLSNAPISNNQNLLGLASSFPPSVPSSLSTLSAAPLSGSEGQYQKGDQEQSGTTGVQEILKRQEEQSYLDRVARRRVEAREKRRERREVRMAESLGRIATALELLSSKQDTVIALLQRLADRK, from the exons ATGGAGGGGAATCCGACGGGAGACAGCGGCGATGTCGCGGCGACGCATGTGAAGATCGAAGCTGTCGACGAGAACACATCTGCGCTGGTTCTGGGCAGCCAGGAGTCGCCTGCGCCCTGTGGAAGTACCGCATgcagaggaggagtgggaggagtgGATCAGACTGCAGAGGAGCTGGCTGACACAGAGCTGCTTGCAGCCGCGACAACTACTCCTGTTCTGCTGT ACCCCGTGGGTACAGACCGCTTCTTCACCACAGCAGGGGACGGGAAAACGTACTTGAAGATAGCTCCAG CTTCAGCAATGCCTCCTGTTCCTTCAGAAAAGACGCTCCCCACGGGCTCAGATTTCTCGTCCAAAGCGGTCTTGTGTCTGATCGAGGCCGTCGGCCGCCGCTGGGGCCTGTACGAAACCAGGGAGCGCTCTCAGCTCTTCCAAAGCGTCCAGGAGGAGATGGCCTCCAAGGGGCACGTGCTCCCCGTGGAAAAGATTCGACGCAAGTGGAACAACCTCATCGTCACGTACAAGAGGGTGAAGGACCGCAGCCGGGAGACGGGCCACGCTAAGACATCCTGGGAGTTCTTTGAT CTGATGGATGCCACGCTCTGTGACACGGTCGGCACTCAGATCAACAGCAAGAGACACAAAGGCGGAAACGCTGCCTCCGCCCTACCTGCTCCCTTAGCGAAGATAGCGGCAAAGCCCAAGTTTCCAGCGCCCGCCACCACCATCCGCCCTAACGGGGACTTTGCTTCCGCTGAGGGTGTTGACTTGGCGGGTCAGGGAGCGATCAGCAGTCAAATGATCAGTAGCACCGCTGCTGTTTCTTCAATGACCATAGCCACCATTAGCCCAACACAAGCTCCCGACCTCAAGCCCCTGATTGTCCTCAACAGCGACATTGTCACCACAAGTGCTCACCCAGCATCCATTGTGCCATCTCCGCCTTTCATCTCTGCACCTTGCTTTACAGAGACAGCTTCTACTTCCCCTTCCCTTGGCTTGACCAGTAACACAGACCTCCACTCATCACACTACACATGCCGTAAAACTCATCCTTTCCCGTCGGGTGTCATCCCCTTTCGCCTTAGCAATGCGCCAATCAGCAACAACCAGAATCTCCTCGGCCTCGCCTCCTCTTTTCCCCCTAGTGTTCCGTCTTCTCTTTCCACCTTATCTGCAGCACCGTTGTCAGGCTCAGAAGGACAGTACCAGAAAGGAGACCAGGAGCAATCCGGCACCACCGGGGTCCAGGAGATCCTGAAGCGACAGGAGGAGCAGTCCTACCTGGACCGGGTGGCTCGGCGCAGAGTGGAAGCCAGAGAGAAGAGACGTGAGAGACGGGAGGTGCGGATGGCGGAGTCGCTCGGTCGGATAGCGACGGCCCTCGAGTTGCTCTCCTCGAAACAGGACACGGTCATCGCCCTGCTTCAAAGACTGGCTGATCGAAAGTGA
- the LOC132954435 gene encoding nuclear body protein SP140-like — MDPLDFLKSEELLQVFHCHKTEMSCYESPTIFINQLRDHNLIPEDSYKKFTRMKSKDRIKQAFYALLNSLEKNQSQHIEVFWRCVFKETIMNQYPHLRLLRNSLLDGSFRDYTQLPEKIEKEESAEGKRKEMSEDEEEEETQANSVKKKKKRKRKIVLDEEEEPSVSSCKLTPIQRKKSKKVLFSSPLKRGEKGKIWTWPLYKFQIPVTCGKKEGMLNRDRLAKGEKCIAVGREWFTPPQFESFAGKEHCRSWKTSIRCENVCLGKLIKEGHLKSAGFIVRSKTAKRLLFPSDLITVCEGEDEEEDEEEEQGSSSRKANVSDEEEQEVEQAEQHPDVSKKVFNVTCGTKAATLHVKRFASGDCGKSIRTETSWMTPLEFVTWASHQTDPLWRRDIMWEGNPLSVLTEERILQMHSRNCSCELCIPGLKDWENQKNDDECFICKREEGEELVVCDICPLSFHQKCHLPPVDIILGDKSRWMCTFCEFRTAQKWMFGEEMEREAAMSGQISQHMMRCQYLLLYLLSADKEQHFATNPSLYLKDYSTIIQMPMWTGKVTDKLQNNLYQTVGEFASDVQLIFANSAFYNQGNDGFLTMSNKLKELFDSELMKVFNIREESDD, encoded by the exons ATGGACCCGCTGGATTTCCTGAAGTCAGAGGAACTGCTGCAGGTTTTTCACTGtcacaaaacagaaatgtccTGCTATGAGAGTCCGACCATCTTCATAAACCAGCTCAGGGATCATAACCTGATCCCGGAAGACAGCTACAAG AAGTTCACTCGCATGAAGAGCAAAGATAGAATAAAACAAGCGTTCTATGCTCTTCTCAACTCGTTGGAGAAAAATCAATCCCAGCACATTGAAGTCTTCTGGAGGTGTGTCTTCAAGGAGACCATCATGAACCAGTATCCTCACCTTCGATTACTTCGCAACAGCCTCCTGGACG GATCCTTCCGTGATTACACACAACTGCCTGAGAAAATCGAAAAGGAAGAGTCAGCCGAAGGGAAAAGGAAGGAAATGtcagaagacgaggaggaagaggagacccAAGCAAATTcggtaaaaaagaagaagaaacggaAACGAAAGATTGTGCTtgacgaggaagaggagccgTCTGTTTCATCATGTAAGCTAACCCCAATTCAGAGGAAGAAGTCCAAGAAAGTACTCTTCT cttcTCCCCtgaagaggggagagaaaggcaAGATTTGGACGTGGCCCCTCTATAAGTTTCAGATACCTGTGACCTGTGGAAAGAAGGAGGGGATGCTGAACAGAGACAGACTGGCGAAAG GGGAGAAGTGCATTGCAGTCGGCAGAGAGTGGTTCACCCCCCCTCAGTTTGAGAGCTTTGCAGGGAAGGAGCACTGTAGGAGCTGGAAGACGAGCATTCGATGTGAGAACGTATGCCTCGGAAAACTTATAAAG gaaGGTCACCTGAAATCAGCGGGCTTTATAGTCAGGAGTAAAACG GCCAAGAGGTTGCTATTTCCATCTGATTTAATCACAG TGTGTGAaggagaagatgaggaggaagatgaggaggaagagcagggtTCTTCAAGTCGAAAAGCAAATGTCTCAG atgaggaagagcaggaggtgGAACAAGCTGAGCAGCATCCTGACGTTAGCAAGAAGGTGTTCAACGTTACATGTGGGACTAAAGCTGCCACCTTACATGTAAAACGATTTGCATCAG GGGATTGTGGGAAAAGTATTCGGACTGAGACAAGCTGGATGACCCCGTTGGAGTTTGTTACATGGGCATCACATCAGACAGATCCCTTGTGGAGGAGAGACATCATGTGGGAGGGAAACCCGCTCAGTGTCCTCACAGAG gaaAGAATCTTGCAAATGCACTCAAGGAATTGTTCCTGCGAACTGTGCATACCAGGGTTAAAAGACTGG GAGAATCAGAAGAACGATGACGAGTGTTTCATCTgtaaaagagaagaaggagaagagttGGTGGTGTGTGATATAtgccctctctctttccatcaGAAATGTCACCTCCCTCCTGTCGACATCATTTTAGG GGATAAAAGCCGCTGGATGTGTACCTTCTGTGAATTCAGAACAGCTCAGAAGTGGATGTTCGGGGAAGAAATGGAAAGGGAAGCAGCAATGTCCGGACAGATATCACAACACATGATG AGGTGCCAGTACCTTCTCCTGTATCTGCTCAGTGCTGATAAGGAACAACATTTTGCTACAAATCCAAGCCTCTAT TTGAAAGACTACTCCACCATCATTCAAATGCCCATGTGGACTGGAAAAGTGACTGACAAACTCCAGAACAACCTCTACCAAACTGTTGGCGAGTTTGCGTCTGACGTTCAGCTCATATTTGCCAACAGTGCTTTTTACAACCAA GGGAATGATGGATTCCTAACCATGAGCAACAAACTGAAGGAGTTATTTGACAGTGAACTCATGAAGGTGTTCAACATACGTGAAGAGAGTGATGACTGA